From one Gemmatimonas sp. UBA7669 genomic stretch:
- a CDS encoding prolyl oligopeptidase family serine peptidase, producing MSRSASLPALRPALFAASLAAMFAPAASPLVAQNAAGPSASSSTSSSAKSDPLAEEGYITPPEAIAKLVAAPRELNATYSTPSPGARRYFMRLVSDGLPSLALVGKAHHNLGGWQVDQRANRERNLTMRSSAGLEITEWETGRKVNVAIPAGARVGSAAWSPDGNQVAFFALFDDATQIWVADAATGKSRAVSPRTVMATTVTAPEWTANGQALLTVLVPDGRGPEPREPVLASGPMVRLNENNKLKTRTYADLLMTPFEKELVAYHMKGQVALIDAKSRAVRKIGAPGLVRSVDASPDGQYLRVTYVEEPFSYVLPVSSFGTREVILDGSGKVLAEINKRPLREGEEPADPTDPQPRAAASPAARAAAPDTGKRNLAWHPSAGGLVYLQITPAANGGGNGAGNAARGDSAAQSRRGDRVMHWKAPFDSTSATALYTTTNRITAARFNDAGTILFVTETGTGGTYEQAIFLTENNAKFTVIAPRARGRGDSTAAPNAPPAVAAAAGRFGAAPGGLLTRPGRSGVPVVMVSTDGKSVFTQGTTPDSTSIAKAYVERIDIRTGARTRLYESAGNVVETISAPLDDDFTRAVIQRESATTVPQSFVLTLASKEVKQLTNNRDLMPEMSSAKRRTVVARRADGYTFNVRVTLPADYQDGTRLPAMFWFYPREYDNQQAYSRQAQQTPTQANRFPSFGPRSLQFLVTQGYAVVEPDAPIFASEGQLPNDNYVVDLRNNLAAVIDALDTLAIIDRHRLGLGGHSYGAFSTVNAMVHTPFFKAGIAGDGAYNRTLTPNGFQSERRDLWQGRQTYLEMSPFLYADQLNGALLMYHSTEDQNVGTDPINSTKLYHALMGLGKTTSLYMYPYEDHGPIAKETVMDQWARWVAWLDKYVKNANQQKPKAM from the coding sequence ATGTCTCGCTCCGCTTCCCTGCCCGCACTCCGGCCTGCGCTGTTCGCCGCCTCGCTGGCTGCGATGTTTGCGCCGGCCGCCAGCCCGCTCGTGGCACAGAACGCCGCCGGTCCATCGGCGTCGTCCTCCACGTCATCTTCCGCCAAGTCTGATCCGCTGGCCGAAGAGGGCTACATCACGCCGCCCGAAGCCATTGCGAAGCTCGTGGCCGCGCCGCGCGAACTGAACGCCACCTACAGCACCCCGAGTCCGGGCGCGCGTCGCTACTTCATGCGACTGGTGAGCGACGGTTTGCCGTCGCTGGCCCTGGTGGGCAAGGCGCACCACAACCTGGGAGGCTGGCAGGTCGACCAGCGCGCCAATCGCGAGCGCAACCTCACCATGCGCAGCAGCGCCGGGCTGGAAATCACGGAGTGGGAGACCGGCCGCAAGGTGAACGTGGCCATTCCCGCGGGCGCACGTGTGGGCAGCGCGGCGTGGTCACCCGACGGCAATCAGGTGGCGTTCTTCGCGTTGTTCGACGACGCGACACAGATCTGGGTGGCGGACGCCGCCACGGGCAAGTCGCGCGCGGTATCGCCGCGCACGGTCATGGCCACCACGGTCACGGCTCCGGAATGGACGGCCAACGGCCAGGCGCTGCTCACGGTGCTGGTGCCCGATGGCCGCGGACCCGAGCCGCGTGAGCCGGTGCTGGCCAGCGGCCCCATGGTGCGTCTCAACGAGAACAACAAGCTCAAGACCCGCACGTACGCCGACCTGCTCATGACGCCGTTCGAGAAGGAACTCGTGGCGTATCACATGAAGGGTCAGGTGGCACTCATTGACGCGAAGAGCCGCGCCGTGCGCAAGATCGGCGCGCCGGGTCTCGTGCGCAGCGTCGATGCCTCGCCCGATGGGCAGTATCTGCGCGTCACGTATGTGGAAGAGCCGTTCAGCTATGTGCTGCCGGTGTCCTCGTTCGGCACGCGCGAAGTCATTCTCGATGGCAGCGGCAAGGTGCTGGCGGAAATCAACAAGCGCCCGCTGCGGGAAGGTGAAGAACCGGCCGACCCCACCGATCCGCAGCCGCGTGCCGCGGCCAGCCCTGCCGCACGTGCGGCCGCGCCGGACACGGGCAAGCGCAATCTCGCCTGGCATCCCAGCGCGGGTGGGCTCGTGTACTTGCAGATCACGCCGGCGGCCAACGGTGGTGGCAACGGCGCGGGCAACGCGGCGCGTGGTGACAGCGCGGCACAGTCGCGTCGTGGCGATCGGGTGATGCACTGGAAGGCACCGTTCGACTCCACGAGTGCGACGGCGCTCTACACCACCACCAATCGCATCACGGCCGCGCGCTTCAACGACGCCGGCACCATTCTCTTCGTGACGGAGACGGGCACCGGCGGCACCTACGAGCAGGCCATCTTCCTCACCGAGAACAACGCCAAGTTCACGGTCATTGCGCCGCGTGCGCGTGGTCGGGGCGACAGCACGGCGGCGCCCAATGCCCCGCCGGCCGTAGCGGCCGCCGCCGGCCGCTTTGGTGCTGCACCCGGCGGCTTGCTGACGCGCCCGGGCAGGAGCGGTGTGCCGGTGGTGATGGTGTCCACCGACGGCAAGTCGGTGTTCACGCAGGGCACCACACCCGACAGCACCAGCATTGCCAAGGCCTACGTGGAGCGCATCGACATTCGCACCGGGGCACGCACGCGTCTCTACGAAAGCGCGGGCAATGTGGTGGAGACCATCTCCGCGCCGCTCGACGATGATTTCACGCGCGCCGTCATTCAGCGGGAGTCGGCCACCACCGTGCCACAGTCCTTCGTGCTCACGCTGGCCAGCAAGGAGGTCAAGCAGCTCACGAACAACCGCGACCTCATGCCGGAGATGTCGAGCGCCAAGCGCCGCACGGTCGTGGCGCGCCGCGCCGATGGCTACACCTTCAACGTGCGCGTCACGCTGCCTGCCGACTATCAGGACGGCACGCGGCTGCCCGCCATGTTCTGGTTCTATCCGCGCGAGTACGACAATCAGCAGGCCTACTCCCGCCAGGCGCAGCAGACGCCCACCCAGGCCAATCGCTTCCCCAGCTTCGGCCCGCGCTCGCTGCAGTTCCTCGTCACGCAGGGTTATGCCGTCGTCGAACCCGATGCGCCGATCTTTGCCAGCGAAGGCCAGTTGCCCAACGACAACTACGTCGTGGATCTGCGCAACAATCTGGCAGCCGTCATCGATGCGCTCGACACCCTGGCCATCATCGACCGCCATCGCTTGGGCCTGGGCGGCCACAGCTACGGCGCCTTCAGCACCGTGAACGCGATGGTGCACACGCCCTTCTTCAAGGCCGGCATTGCGGGCGACGGTGCCTACAACCGCACCCTCACGCCCAACGGCTTCCAGAGCGAGCGGCGCGATCTCTGGCAGGGACGGCAGACGTACCTGGAAATGTCGCCGTTCCTCTATGCCGATCAGCTCAACGGCGCGTTGCTCATGTACCACAGCACCGAAGACCAGAACGTCGGCACCGACCCCATCAACTCCACCAAGCTCTATCACGCATTGATGGGACTGGGCAAGACGACGTCACTGTATATGTACCCGTACGAGGATCATGGACCCATTGCCAAGGAAACGGTGATGGATCAGTGGGCGCGGTGGGTGGCGTGGTTGGATAAATACGTGAAAAACGCCAATCAGCAGAAGCCGAAAGCCATGTGA
- a CDS encoding DUF2490 domain-containing protein: protein MTRFTSLRRLGVLTLTTLLGLAAPGLATPAAAQSDWRTVRQDQTWLAFAYDQPLTTRWSTLGDVQWRRVNGLSDPQQLLLRTTALYRVAPGFRVGAGINYVASAPYGELPAARPLRDRQLFLLAQLNHKQGGTDFMHRFRFENRWLADVAQDANGNEELVNERFGRRARYLVRLMRPVPGLEFRGLPVLGLVQNDLFIGLGGAERGVTVDQNRIAFGPAIQFNRTKRLDLLWMQQWVAVPRARANENNRTLWVVLNHTGLPR, encoded by the coding sequence ATGACGCGATTTACCTCCCTCCGCCGGTTGGGTGTGCTGACCCTGACCACCCTGCTCGGACTTGCCGCACCGGGCCTCGCCACGCCGGCTGCGGCGCAGTCCGACTGGCGCACCGTGCGTCAGGATCAGACCTGGCTGGCGTTTGCCTACGATCAGCCACTCACGACACGCTGGTCCACCCTGGGCGACGTGCAGTGGCGGCGCGTGAATGGCCTGAGCGACCCGCAGCAACTGCTGCTGCGTACCACCGCGCTCTATCGTGTGGCACCGGGCTTCCGGGTGGGTGCGGGTATCAACTACGTGGCCTCGGCGCCCTACGGGGAATTGCCGGCCGCGCGGCCGCTGCGTGACCGGCAGCTCTTTCTGCTCGCGCAGCTCAATCACAAGCAGGGCGGCACCGACTTCATGCACCGCTTCCGCTTCGAGAACCGCTGGCTCGCCGACGTGGCGCAGGACGCGAACGGCAACGAGGAACTCGTCAATGAGCGCTTTGGCCGTCGTGCGCGTTATCTCGTGCGGCTCATGCGCCCGGTGCCCGGTCTCGAGTTCCGCGGCCTGCCGGTCCTGGGCCTCGTGCAGAACGACCTCTTTATTGGCTTGGGCGGCGCCGAGCGGGGTGTGACGGTGGACCAGAATCGCATCGCGTTCGGACCGGCCATCCAATTCAATCGCACCAAGCGCCTCGACCTGCTGTGGATGCAGCAGTGGGTGGCGGTGCCACGCGCGCGCGCCAACGAAAACAATCGTACGTTATGGGTGGTGCTGAATCACACCGGTCTGCCGCGCTGA
- a CDS encoding S41 family peptidase: protein MRRAGGLLAAGRVLGLGLALAAAMSCGRAPAPAPAAALTAYPSTVYLDQFDTLWARFQETYPSFNYKQVDWQAQRLKYRPLAAQARSQDELVSVLLGMLAPLRDLHVWLVDPRGQVVPSYRPPTLVNFERKRWEAALRDAGYVARAAQAGDGVVGGYGYLWLGTWKAPVDEELLDVMLQRARETPGLIIDVRTNAGGSDAAALAFASRFTTRTLTASYVQINIDPRVQGLEMPLARSIGPRGAWQYTKPVVVIAGRGGFSATESFVAAMRTLPHVTVIGDTTGGASGNPATFALGGGRGWQFTVPRWLEFAPDKQPIEWRGVAPHLVLPWTPRDYDARRDPLIDAAVGILGERTGVYRIGPVIGEPPRDPPAGTIRDSLRRD, encoded by the coding sequence ATGCGACGTGCAGGGGGGCTCCTTGCCGCCGGGCGGGTGCTGGGTCTTGGACTCGCGCTGGCTGCGGCGATGTCGTGCGGGCGTGCACCAGCGCCCGCACCCGCGGCTGCGCTGACAGCGTATCCGTCCACCGTGTATCTCGATCAATTCGATACCCTGTGGGCGCGCTTTCAGGAGACCTATCCGTCGTTCAATTACAAGCAGGTGGACTGGCAGGCGCAGCGTCTCAAGTACCGCCCGCTCGCGGCCCAGGCGCGCAGTCAGGACGAACTCGTGTCGGTGCTGCTCGGCATGCTGGCCCCCCTGCGTGATCTCCACGTGTGGCTGGTCGATCCGCGTGGCCAGGTGGTGCCCAGCTATCGTCCGCCCACGCTGGTGAACTTCGAGCGCAAACGCTGGGAAGCGGCGCTGCGTGACGCGGGGTATGTGGCACGCGCGGCGCAGGCCGGCGACGGCGTCGTGGGCGGCTACGGCTACCTCTGGCTGGGCACGTGGAAGGCGCCGGTGGACGAAGAGCTGCTGGACGTGATGCTGCAGCGAGCCCGCGAAACGCCGGGTCTCATCATCGATGTGCGCACCAATGCTGGCGGCAGTGACGCCGCGGCGCTGGCCTTTGCCAGTCGCTTCACGACGCGCACGCTCACGGCGTCCTACGTGCAGATCAACATCGACCCGCGTGTGCAGGGGCTCGAGATGCCGCTGGCGCGCAGCATCGGCCCGCGCGGCGCGTGGCAGTACACCAAGCCGGTGGTGGTGATTGCGGGTCGCGGCGGCTTCAGTGCCACGGAGAGTTTTGTGGCGGCCATGCGCACGCTGCCGCATGTCACCGTGATCGGGGATACCACGGGTGGCGCGAGTGGCAATCCGGCCACGTTTGCGCTGGGCGGGGGGCGCGGCTGGCAATTCACGGTGCCGCGTTGGCTCGAGTTTGCGCCAGACAAGCAACCCATTGAATGGCGCGGCGTGGCGCCGCATCTGGTGCTGCCCTGGACGCCGCGTGACTACGATGCGCGGCGTGATCCGCTCATCGACGCCGCCGTGGGCATCCTGGGTGAGCGCACGGGGGTGTATCGCATCGGGCCGGTCATCGGAGAGCCGCCACGTGACCCGCCGGCCGGCACGATCCGCGATTCGCTCCGGCGTGACTGA
- a CDS encoding NAD(P)/FAD-dependent oxidoreductase — protein sequence MTERRAAEVAPPVWDRGDWTSLPRLRGDCSAHSCVVGLGGTGLTLIAELLARSENVIGIDARDVGAGAAGRNGGFLLAGCYDFYHDAVRRHGRERARDIYLASMTEIERIRQEVPAAVQRVGSKRLAATPEEVEDCRAQYDALRADALPVQWYRGDDGEGLFLPTDAAFNPLMRCRTLATQVRAEGARLFGHTPLLQLDGTRVITPHGVVHAERVFIAVDGGLDLILPELAGRVRTARLQMLATAPVEPGRIPCPVYFREGYEYWQQLPDGRVALGGYRDQGGDGEWTHDATPSHAVQALLERHLRQRLGIDAPITHRWAASAGYTDTGLPVVEQVRPNVWAAGGYSGTGNVMGAMVARGLASAAVDGDDMPLRLLLGPDWTRCVTHGLGVLQ from the coding sequence GTGACTGAACGTCGCGCCGCTGAAGTGGCGCCTCCCGTGTGGGATCGTGGCGACTGGACTTCGCTGCCGCGTTTGCGCGGTGATTGCAGCGCGCACAGTTGCGTCGTGGGACTCGGCGGCACCGGTCTCACGCTGATTGCCGAGTTGCTGGCGCGCTCGGAGAACGTCATCGGCATCGATGCCCGCGATGTGGGGGCGGGCGCTGCCGGACGCAACGGCGGCTTTCTCCTCGCCGGGTGTTACGACTTCTATCACGACGCCGTTCGACGTCACGGTCGGGAGCGCGCGCGCGACATCTATCTCGCGAGCATGACCGAGATCGAGCGCATTCGCCAGGAAGTGCCGGCGGCCGTGCAGCGTGTGGGCTCCAAGCGTCTCGCGGCCACGCCGGAGGAAGTGGAGGACTGTCGCGCACAGTACGACGCACTGCGTGCCGACGCGCTGCCGGTGCAATGGTATCGGGGCGACGATGGCGAAGGCTTGTTCCTGCCCACCGATGCGGCCTTTAACCCGCTGATGCGCTGTCGCACCCTGGCCACGCAGGTGCGCGCAGAAGGCGCGCGCTTGTTTGGTCACACGCCGCTGCTGCAGCTCGACGGCACCCGGGTCATCACGCCGCATGGGGTGGTGCATGCCGAGCGCGTGTTCATTGCCGTGGACGGTGGATTGGATCTGATACTCCCGGAGCTCGCGGGTCGCGTGCGCACGGCGCGTCTGCAGATGCTGGCCACGGCACCGGTGGAACCGGGGCGCATTCCCTGTCCGGTGTATTTCCGCGAGGGCTATGAGTACTGGCAGCAGTTGCCCGATGGGCGTGTGGCCCTGGGCGGGTACCGCGACCAGGGCGGCGACGGCGAGTGGACGCATGATGCGACGCCGTCACATGCCGTGCAGGCGTTGCTGGAGCGGCATCTGCGGCAGCGGCTCGGTATTGACGCGCCCATCACGCACCGGTGGGCTGCGAGCGCCGGCTACACGGACACGGGGCTGCCGGTGGTGGAGCAGGTGCGGCCGAACGTGTGGGCGGCGGGTGGCTACAGCGGCACGGGCAATGTGATGGGCGCCATGGTCGCGCGTGGACTGGCGTCGGCCGCTGTGGACGGCGACGACATGCCCTTGCGCCTGTTGCTGGGGCCCGACTGGACACGCTGCGTCACCCATGGGCTGGGCGTGTTGCAGTAG
- a CDS encoding GNAT family N-acetyltransferase has product MSTSLTLRRATVADVPVIRELIEGLAEYEKLRHECQATDDALTATLFGERAYAEVVLAEWEGEVAGFALFFHNYSTFLARPGIYLEDLFVRPTLRGHGIGKALLQHLAQLAVARGCGRLEWSVLDWNVDAIGFYTALSARPQDEWTVYRVTGEALARLAGGET; this is encoded by the coding sequence GTGAGCACCTCACTCACGCTGCGCCGCGCCACGGTGGCCGATGTGCCGGTCATCCGTGAACTCATCGAGGGGCTCGCGGAGTACGAGAAGTTGCGTCACGAATGTCAGGCCACCGATGACGCGCTCACGGCCACGCTGTTTGGTGAACGCGCCTATGCCGAGGTGGTGCTGGCCGAATGGGAGGGTGAGGTAGCCGGGTTTGCCCTGTTCTTTCACAACTACAGCACCTTCCTCGCGCGGCCGGGCATCTATCTCGAAGACTTGTTCGTACGGCCGACGCTTCGCGGGCATGGCATCGGCAAGGCGCTGCTGCAGCATCTCGCGCAACTCGCCGTGGCACGTGGCTGCGGCCGTCTCGAGTGGTCGGTGCTGGACTGGAACGTGGATGCCATCGGGTTCTACACCGCGCTCAGTGCGCGGCCGCAGGATGAGTGGACCGTTTACCGGGTCACGGGCGAGGCGCTCGCGCGATTGGCCGGAGGAGAAACCTGA
- a CDS encoding sugar phosphate isomerase/epimerase family protein, with amino-acid sequence MSQKPSFVSTAAHDDDVNREGWTRRSVLRLLAAGIGGGALLPSLARAASLSAHPSARLDRIGLQLYTVRAALSKDLEGTIAAVAKAGISEVEFFNPFGKDGAWWRELLTRHGLTAPAAHEGLPRTDDGWGPAFERAQAIGHKLVIVPSSSMEYRGARANWQRLAARLNIAGEKAKAAGLEFGYHNHDYEFAPVDGTTGYDVLTSETDASLVKLELDLYWAVKAGQDPMALMKRFAGRVVAVHVKDAGPPPERAMLDVGKGTIDFKSLIATGRRQGLRHWFIEHDNPADPIASITASAAALKAL; translated from the coding sequence ATGTCGCAGAAGCCGTCGTTCGTTTCCACCGCCGCTCATGATGACGATGTGAATCGTGAGGGCTGGACCCGCCGCAGTGTGCTGCGCCTGCTGGCTGCCGGCATCGGTGGTGGTGCGCTGCTGCCCTCGCTGGCCCGCGCGGCAAGCCTGTCGGCGCACCCGTCGGCACGACTCGATCGCATTGGCCTGCAGCTCTACACGGTGCGTGCTGCACTGAGCAAGGACCTCGAGGGCACCATCGCGGCGGTGGCCAAGGCGGGCATCAGCGAGGTGGAGTTCTTCAATCCGTTTGGCAAGGATGGCGCGTGGTGGCGTGAGCTGCTCACGCGTCATGGTCTGACCGCCCCGGCGGCGCATGAAGGGTTGCCACGCACCGACGATGGCTGGGGGCCGGCCTTTGAGCGCGCGCAGGCCATCGGACACAAGCTCGTCATCGTGCCCTCGTCGAGCATGGAGTATCGCGGTGCACGCGCCAACTGGCAGCGTCTGGCGGCGCGGCTCAACATCGCGGGCGAGAAGGCCAAGGCCGCGGGACTCGAGTTCGGGTATCACAATCACGACTACGAGTTTGCCCCGGTCGATGGCACGACGGGCTACGACGTGCTCACCAGCGAAACCGATGCGTCGCTGGTGAAGCTGGAGCTCGATCTGTACTGGGCGGTGAAGGCGGGCCAGGACCCGATGGCACTCATGAAGCGCTTCGCCGGACGGGTGGTGGCCGTGCACGTGAAGGACGCGGGGCCGCCCCCGGAGCGTGCCATGCTCGACGTGGGGAAGGGCACCATCGACTTCAAGTCACTCATTGCCACGGGGCGCCGACAGGGCCTCCGGCACTGGTTCATCGAACACGACAATCCCGCCGATCCGATCGCGTCCATCACGGCCAGCGCGGCGGCGCTCAAGGCCCTGTGA
- a CDS encoding amidohydrolase family protein, producing the protein MSALVSAPVSAPVSARSVRALSAALALASSGLSARHTEAQRAPVGPSTRSYVRFDTAVLALTNVRVIDGTGAAPREAHTVIVRDGRIAALGPAASVSVPAGAQVLDLSGRSVIPGLVMVHEHLYYPVGAGTYANLTESFSRLYLAGGVTSMRTGGNMNGLAEILVAQAIARGEKPGPFIDATAPYLEGPGMGFNQVVPLRDTTHAKQLVAYWADQGATSFKAYMNISRDALRVSAREAHARGLKITGHLCSVTYREAADAGIDDLEHGFFAMNDFVPGKTPDRCMGRGGAATQSMASLDPSSSEVQALFRHLIDKRVAVTSTLAIFETFTPGRPMPRGLDVLLPTLREDYERRYAATQRNTQSPYARAFPKGMAFERAFVQAGGTLIVGTDPTGGGGLVPGFSNQRALELLVEAGFTPLEALRIGTLNGATYLGRGALTGSLEVGKLADLVVLDGNPAADIAAVRNVQWVFRQGVGYDPKALIESVRGKAGLW; encoded by the coding sequence GTGAGCGCGCTTGTGAGCGCGCCGGTGAGCGCGCCGGTGAGCGCGCGATCGGTGCGGGCGCTGAGCGCCGCTCTGGCGTTGGCGAGCTCCGGGTTGAGTGCGCGGCATACGGAAGCACAGCGCGCGCCCGTGGGTCCATCCACGCGCAGCTATGTGCGGTTCGATACGGCGGTGCTGGCGCTCACCAACGTGCGTGTCATCGATGGCACGGGCGCGGCGCCACGCGAGGCGCACACCGTCATCGTGCGTGATGGTCGCATTGCGGCCCTTGGGCCTGCGGCCAGTGTGAGTGTGCCGGCCGGTGCGCAGGTGCTCGATCTCAGTGGCCGGTCGGTCATTCCCGGCCTCGTGATGGTACACGAGCATCTGTACTACCCGGTGGGTGCCGGCACGTATGCCAATCTCACCGAGAGTTTCTCGCGGCTGTATCTGGCCGGCGGTGTGACCAGCATGCGCACCGGCGGCAACATGAATGGGCTGGCGGAGATTCTCGTGGCGCAGGCCATCGCGCGCGGCGAGAAGCCGGGGCCGTTCATCGACGCCACCGCGCCGTATCTCGAAGGGCCGGGCATGGGCTTCAATCAGGTCGTGCCGCTGCGTGACACCACACACGCCAAGCAGTTGGTGGCGTATTGGGCGGATCAGGGCGCGACCTCATTCAAGGCCTACATGAACATCTCGCGCGACGCCCTGCGCGTGTCGGCGCGTGAGGCGCACGCGCGCGGCCTCAAGATCACGGGGCATTTGTGCAGCGTGACCTACCGCGAGGCCGCCGACGCGGGCATCGATGATCTCGAGCATGGCTTCTTTGCCATGAACGATTTTGTCCCCGGCAAGACCCCCGACCGCTGCATGGGCCGCGGTGGCGCAGCCACGCAGTCCATGGCTTCGCTCGACCCGTCGAGCAGCGAGGTGCAGGCGCTGTTCAGACATCTCATCGACAAGCGCGTGGCGGTGACGAGCACGCTGGCCATCTTCGAAACCTTCACGCCGGGTCGGCCCATGCCGCGTGGGCTCGATGTGCTGCTGCCGACCTTGCGTGAGGACTACGAGCGGCGCTACGCGGCCACGCAGCGCAATACGCAGTCTCCGTATGCGCGAGCCTTTCCCAAGGGCATGGCGTTCGAGCGCGCGTTCGTGCAGGCGGGTGGGACACTGATTGTGGGCACCGACCCCACCGGTGGCGGTGGCCTCGTGCCGGGTTTCTCCAATCAGCGGGCCCTCGAGCTGCTGGTGGAGGCGGGCTTCACGCCGCTCGAAGCGCTGCGCATTGGCACACTCAACGGCGCCACCTATCTGGGTCGCGGCGCGCTCACCGGCTCACTCGAAGTGGGCAAGCTGGCTGATCTGGTGGTGCTGGACGGCAACCCGGCCGCCGACATTGCCGCCGTGCGCAACGTGCAGTGGGTGTTCCGTCAGGGTGTGGGGTACGACCCCAAGGCGCTCATTGAGTCGGTGCGCGGCAAGGCCGGGCTGTGGTAG
- a CDS encoding MBL fold metallo-hydrolase, which translates to MLLAGLGLSTPLEAQRRFTNTHVCSNAQREAGCLIVLGSGMPVPDPERAGPAYAFEYRGQVLLFDAGAGVMRRVAAAGLPIDGFASVLLTHLHSDHTLGLPDVLLTTWVMGRRSPMTLRGPQGTERLAAGILQAWQEDIAVRTTGLERGQPGGERVTVQPIDSAGGVVYDSLGLRVTAIPVPHGEWKSAFGYLIETPSRRVLLSGDAAPGAALRAAARGVDVLVHETYPEVRLVPENRPGGEEWPRYMRSVHTSDTEVGALAAAAGVQLVVLSHIVRMGGTDDELLAGVRRGGYTGPLRIARDLDVF; encoded by the coding sequence TTGCTGCTTGCGGGCCTCGGGCTCAGCACGCCCCTTGAGGCTCAGCGCCGCTTCACCAACACGCATGTGTGCAGCAACGCGCAGCGCGAGGCCGGCTGCCTGATTGTCCTGGGTTCCGGTATGCCGGTGCCCGATCCGGAACGCGCCGGGCCAGCCTATGCCTTCGAATATCGTGGGCAGGTGTTGCTGTTTGACGCGGGCGCCGGTGTGATGCGCCGTGTCGCTGCGGCCGGCCTGCCCATTGACGGCTTTGCCAGTGTGTTGCTCACGCATCTGCACAGTGATCATACACTCGGGCTGCCGGATGTGCTGCTCACGACCTGGGTGATGGGCCGTCGCAGCCCCATGACGCTGCGCGGGCCGCAGGGCACCGAACGGCTGGCCGCAGGCATTTTGCAGGCGTGGCAGGAGGACATCGCGGTGCGTACCACCGGACTCGAACGCGGCCAGCCCGGCGGTGAACGGGTCACCGTGCAGCCCATCGATTCTGCCGGCGGCGTGGTGTACGACTCGCTCGGTCTGCGCGTCACCGCCATTCCCGTGCCGCATGGCGAATGGAAGTCGGCGTTCGGCTATCTCATCGAGACGCCGTCGCGGCGCGTGCTGCTCTCCGGCGACGCGGCACCTGGCGCGGCCCTGCGCGCCGCTGCCCGCGGCGTCGACGTGCTGGTGCACGAAACCTATCCGGAAGTGCGTCTGGTGCCGGAGAACCGCCCAGGTGGCGAAGAGTGGCCACGCTACATGCGCAGCGTGCACACAAGTGACACCGAAGTGGGCGCGCTGGCCGCAGCAGCCGGTGTGCAACTCGTGGTACTCAGCCACATCGTGCGTATGGGCGGCACCGACGACGAATTGCTGGCCGGCGTGCGGCGGGGGGGCTACACGGGGCCGCTGCGCATTGCGCGCGACTTGGACGTGTTTTGA